From Azospirillum brasilense:
ATCGGTTGAATCTGGGCGCCCGTCTGGCGTTGGACGCCCGGCGTCTGCCGCCTCTTTTGGCCGAACATCTGGGCAGTGACGGCCGGCTGACGCTGAGGTCGGTGCAGACCCTTCTGGAAAGCGGCGTTGCTTGGTACGATCGCTCACCGTCCCTATCCCTTGGCCTGACATGCCCGCATGAGGCGCTCGACGCAGCCCTGCGGGAGGCCGTGGACAGCCTCGACACCTATCACCGCCGCCTTGTCGCCACCGGCGAACCCCGAAAGCGCGCTTACGAGGGGCTGCCCACCACCTTCACCGCCGAAGATCTCAAGGCGGAAGGCAGCGATTCCAACAATCCCGTTTATGACAGCAACCACCTGCGCTTCTCCCTGGACCAGGGGCGCGTGATGGGGCTGCTGATGGGCAAGGAGTTGTACGGCGATCCCGATCTTGCCTTGCGCGAGTTGTACCAGAACGCCCTGGACGCCTGCCGCTACCGTCGCGCCCACGACGCCTATATGCGCAAGCAATCCGGAGCGTCGTCGGATGACGGCGGATACAAGGGAGAAATCATCTTCCGGTTCGCCACCGACAAAACGGGACGCCGCTACATCGAATGCCAGGACAATGGAATCGGCATGGCCGACCGCCATCTGCGTCGCCTGTTCGCCCGCGCCGGCCAGCGCTTCACCGACAGCCACGAATACCATCTGGACAAGGCGCGCTGGGAAGAGGCCGGCATTCCCTTCTATCCCAACAGCCGATTCGGCATCGGTGTGCTCAGCTACTTCATGCTGGCCGAGGAACTGGAGGTGGAGTCCCAGCGCCTTCCCCGACTTGGCGAACGGTCGGACGACCCCGTACACGCTCGCGTGCTGGGCAGCGGCAGCCTGTTCCGCCTAGCGCGCAAATCTATTCATCACTTTAATCTCAGCGGCACTCGCGTAAGGCTATATCTTGGGGACCAAACGTGCCCTCTTGAAGACTATCGAGACGCGATACTTGAATGGCTTTGGTTGCCGGAGTTTCGTACGAGCTTGTTTGTTGAATGTGAAGAGACAAAACATCTGACGGCCGGAAAGCCGACGGATCGATTTGAAGATGAAATGGGCCCACTAATTCCAATGACTGGAAGTGAGGACTCCAACGGCACACCACAAGCATACTGGTGTTTAAAATGCGACCACGCTCTAGAGGGCGGAAACGCACTTCGATCATCAATATTATCGGACGGGATTTTGGTGAAAAGAATCGGCTTTAGTGACTCAAGGTATGAAAAAGAGAACGATCATATCCTCGGCACAGCAATTAATATGACAGAAAAACTGAAATCAGATCTCTCTGTAAATAGATGCGAGATACTTTCTACCAATATAGCATATAAATTTATAAAGAACTGCATTAATTCTGGAAGCTGGAGGGATTTGTCGAATTGGAATGCACCAAAATTATCTACCTTAGTTTATCTTCTTGAGTCATACCCTATTGCTATTTATAATATTAGCGGATCCTTGCGAGACAACTCCATTTCCATGCCAGGAATTACTACTGATTTTGGAGCTGGCGGACCAAATCTTCCATCTATAGCTGGCGTATGCGATGTGGATGCCATCCTTTTTGGTCATGCGCTTCGTGCTAATCAGCAATGGGAGCCCCTTTCCATTGGACCAGCATCGGCGAACTTCGGACGACTTTTAATGGTCCGCCTTACTGAACTTGCGCGAGCGGGAATGCCAATATCCATGAGAGAACAAGTTATTACAGATTTCTCCAATTGTATTCACGCCTCACTTGAAGCACCCAGAGTATTTTCAACGTTATTTATGTACGATATGTCTGATGTATACTATAATGCAAGATTTGATTTTTTATCAATGAGCCATATTAGCACAGGAGAACTACTCAGTGTTGCAAATTTACGAGAGACCCCAATTTCAATTGTGGCAGATATGGCACGATCTCTACAGTCAGTTGGCGTCTCCACTCCGAATCTTGATGGCTGGAGTGATGACTTCTATCCAGACAGACGCCACATTGAGATAATGTCCAGGACTTTTGATGGATCATCGCCATTCATAGAATCGCTTGCTCCCTTTCATCTACTACGTGCAGCCAAGCTCTGGTCCTTGCCGTTATCAGAAGTTATGGAGCTTATTCACCCTCTTAAGAAGTTAGGAGTCGCATTCCCAGAACCCGGTGATTGGTTGAACACCACTTTAGGAGATCAGCAGATTGAACTTGTGAGTTTTAAATTATATGGCTATACTCATCATTTTGATGAAATATTTCCTAGCCGAATGGCACATATTGTCCTTCAACGAGAAATTCCGATAAACGAGGCTGTACAATCCGCTCGATCGCTGTCCGATCTTGGTGTTTCAATGCCAAATCTTGACGCCTGGACCACCACTACGCAGTTCAGCGATTTACAAGAAAAACTGTTAAAAATGGGCGGAACATGGCCCAATGAAATCAAAAACATATTTCTGCCAATTGACCTATTGATTTCATCAGACAAACTAAACATACCATTATCAGAGATAATCGAAGCTATAAACCCATTAGACTCACTAGGATTCTGGGTTCCAAACCTAGATTCTACTATGTCCCGACCAACCCTTGATGCCCAAACAATTCGTCTCCTGTCCCGCGAAGGAAACGGAAGGGAGTTATGGAATAACGCCCTATCGCTTCCCATTCTGCTTGTAGCTGCTAAGAACAACCGCATGTCCCTTGCGGAAGCGATCGAACACCTCACCCCCATCCTCCCGTTCTATCCGGAGCTTCAGAGACGGCTTTCGGTGGCCGGGGAGATCACCCCGGCGACCGAAACCCTCATTGGTCGGGTCTATTCGGGATACGAGGACGGCTCCGAAACGCTGAGCGTCTGGGATCTGGCCGGGGCGGCGGCGGAGATGAACGTGCCGGTGTCCAGTCTGAGGAAGGAACTCGACAAACTGGAGATCCTCGGCATCGGCAACATCGGGGAATGCCGGGCATTTGCGGAATTCTGCGCGGCGCGGGAAGGCGTCACTGTCTGACGAACACGGGTGCGGCGGCCGGCATCGACCGCCGCACCCGCGCCGTTAGTTCGTCCAGACCAGATCCTCGATGGTGAAGCGGCCGCCGACGTGGTGGCGGCGGATGTCCGGGCGGTAGACGACGTTGAACCACTCGCCGCGCTCGTCACGGAAGACCATCAGGGCGGAGCGGTAGCGGCTGTGCTCGGTGCGGACCTTGTCCGTGTTGGTCATGCTGAACAGGCGGCCGGTGCGGCCGTCGTCCTTCACTTCGACCAGGGCGATGGAATCCTCCGACCGGCGCCGGGCGTCCACCCCGACGACGAAGTCCGGATAATGGCGCCGGCCCGTCGGCAGGATGATGCTGACCGCCCAGCGCGTGCCGGATTCGTTGCGCAGCCACCAGCGCACCGTGCCGGCCCCGTCCTCGTCCAGCAGGCGGGCGAAGGCCAACTCCTCCTCATTCATCGAGGCGGGGAACACGCCGTAGACGTTCTTGGCCGCCCGTTCCAGCAGGTCGGGACCGGCATAACGCTCGGGAATCGGCTCGTCTTGGCGGACCTCCACCACCTGGGCCAGACAGGCGCGGCAGGCGTCGTGCAGAAGGTCGGGCCGGGCGAGCGCCAGGAGATCGACGGCTCGGCGCAGGTCGCGCTCCTCCGGCACGTCGTGCCCCCGCTCCTCCAGTTCGCGCCGCAGGCGGGCGATCAAGGCCGGCTTCAGGTCTCGCTCGTCGATGGCGTCGTTGAACCGAAAGGACATCTGCGCCTGCTGGCCGATGCGCCAGCCTGACAGGGGAACGGTCTCCCGCCGGCTGGTCCGGTCGATGCCGAACACATCCTCCTCGGTCACGGTCACCTTGCCCCGGGTACGGTTGACCATGGCGATCACCTCGGCGTCGATCTTCACCCGATCGGCGATCCCGGCGACGAGCCCCTCCATGGTGCGCGGCATAACCTCGCGCGCCAGGAAGCGGGGAAAATCGAGGTCGGTGCGCAAAGGGTAGACCGTCTGCCCGGGAGGCGTTCGCCGCGCGGCGACCTCCGGTGCGGTCAGCGTGAAGTCGCCGGCGGGCATGCCATCCGGACGCGGACGCCGAACCAGCGTATCGCCCAGATCGAAATAGCGCTGGATGCGCAACGCGGCGCTGCGCAGAGGCGCGGCCGGTTCATCGGCGTCGGCGCGTTCGAGGCTCGATCCGCCCGATGCCGCACCCTCCACGGCGTCGGCCACGGACGCGACGGCAGGGGACAGTTCCAGCATTTCGGCAAAGCCGTCCTGCGGATTGACCAGGACGGCGCGCCCGCCGCTCACCTGGATGACCGCCACGGTGTCGGTGACGGTGGCGATCCCATCGTGCAGCGCCGTGATCTCGCTGGCCGCCGAGGCGATGCCCAACTGGGCCGCCGGGTTGGCGAGGAACACATAGCCGTAGTCGAGCGGCCCGGCCTCGCCCGGCGGGGTCGAGGTCCAGGGGTGGAGATGCTGGATGCGCCCATGCACGCGCATGATGCGGCCCAGAATTTGACGCCCGAACTCCGGCCCCGTGGAGGTTCGCAGCGACACGAGCGTCCAGGCCCGGGGAGCGTCGAAGCCCGTCGCCGCGGCCACCTTGAAGATCAGGATCTCCTTTTCCTCGTCGTAGGCCAGCGCGTGGAACATCGGGTCGGGTTCCCCGCTGGTGTGCACGGCGATGGTGTCGGCGGAAACCCCCTGGGCTTTCAGGAAGTCGCGCATCCGGTCCGCGGGATCCGGCTCTCCCTTCGCCGCGTTCTCGACCTGGATGAGCATCAACGGGGTCAGGTCGATCCCGGCTTCGGCCAGGCTCTTCTTGATGGCGTTGTGGCGGGCCAGCCCGAAGAACACGGCCACCTCCCCCATGTCCAACAGATTGGCATCCTTCGGATCGGGGCGGAAATGCACCGCCTTGACCCCCACCTTGTTCAGGCCCGCCCGAACCGCCTCCTCACGCGACACCTCCACGCGGTTGACGCGGGTGATGCCGGCCAGCCGTTCGAAGCGCTCCAGCTCGTCGTCCTTGGGGGTGGCGGTCGCCAGGATGGTAAAGTCTGGCTGAAGAACGTCGAGATAGAAGCCCGCGGCCTGTTTGGCGCTGGTTCCGAAATTGACGTGGGCCTCGTCGATGACGGCGCCGATGGTCCAGCCGTCGGCCCGCAGCGCCACAATGAGCCGGTCGACGCTGGGCAGCGTCTCCGATTCCCGGCGCGCCCGCTTCCCCTCCTTGGTCGCCGAGGCAACGCTGGCCCAGGTCGCCACGAAGACGTCGCCGTCGCGCGTCGTTTCCGGAACGCGGTCCGTTTGCAGGTCACGCAGGCGCAGCGTGGGGCATTGCGCCTTCAGCGCATCGCGTGTCTGCGCCACCAAACCGGAATAGGGGGCGAACCAGAACCAGCACGTCCGCCGGGGCAGCGTGCCGATCAGCCCTTCGAGAGCCCGCCCCATGGTGAGCGTCTTGCCGCTGCCCGTGGGCGCGCGGAGCAGCGTGACGCCCTGGGCCAGCGCCACGTCGCGCCGACGCGCGGGATCCGCTTCGATTTTCGAGGCGGTGTCGGCGATGATGCGGGCAAGCGCCTCTCGATCCCGGTTTTGGAAGGGCTTGAGCGGCAGCAGCGTAAAGCGCGATGCGGCAGTCATGGACGGGGCGGTCATGGACGGAAGCCCTGCACCAGAAGGTCGGGAACGGCGCGGATCTCCAGCCCGCGGTGGCCTTCGAACGCCTCGCGCACGGAGCCGGGAGTCCAGCTGTAGACAAATCCTGTCCGGCCCTGCGCCAGCGCGCGCACCCTGTCCTCGGCTTCCGGTGTGAAGCGGTCGCAATAGGCGACCAGTTCGCGTTGATCGGACACGGCGACGTGGACCGGCTGGTCCGGATCGTAGGGCGTGAACGGCAGATCATGGAGCGCCTGAACCGCCGTCCACACCTGTGCGGGCGCCAGTTCGTAAGCAAGGTCCTCGAACGGCAGCGTGCGGGCGGCCAGATAGGCGAAGTCGCCTCCCCCCAACTCCGCGGCCACACGCCGCACGCGCTCGGCGCAAACGTCGCGGCAGAGGTTGCGGTCCGGCTCGTCCCCGCTGTTTTCGCACGAGGACACGAGAATGAAGCGGCGGCGGCCATCGTCCTCGGCGTTCAGGGCCAACACCGCGTGCGCCGTCGTGCCCGACCCGGCGAAAAAATCCAGCACCAGATCGTTCCCGCCGCACACCTGCGCCAGCAGGTTCTTCATGAGCGACAGAGGCTTCGGGTAATTGAAGACCTTTTCGCCGAACATCTTGTTCAGCAGCGTGGTGCCTTCCTCGCCCATCAGCGAGGAAATCTCCGTCACGCCCTCGTCCCGATGCTCGTCGGTCTTGGAACGGACCCAACTCGACAGCGGCGCGTATTCGGACTTCAGCTCACTGCGGTGGCGCTTGTAAAGCGGGCTGCCCCAGCCGACCGGCTTCCCGACCCAAAACTCCAGATCCGGCAAACCGCGGCGCAGGATTGGAACGCCGCCACGAAACGGCACATCCAGCCGGTCGATCGCATCCAGCAACGCGTCGAGCGTGTGCCAGACCTGAACCCGCTCGTCCTTGGGAAACAGGATTTTGCCCTGGGCGATCAGATCCTCCACAGGGGCTTTTTTGGTGCGCTGCCCTTTCTTGAGAAAGACCTTGCTGGCAAAGCGCCAAACCCCGTTTGGATTGCAGGGGTACCAAATGCCGGTTTCGGGGTCCTGCAACGAATAATAGGCGTTGCCCGCACGCCGATCGGTGTATTTGACCGCTACGGTCAGATTATCAGCAAACCAAGGATCATCCGCCCCCTCGTCATAATTCTTGTAGTGACCAAGATCCTTCTTCGTCCCGCCAAAGCGGAACCCTGGCATGGCATAGACGAGGACATGCTCGTGATTGACTGACAGGTGGCACTCGCCCGCGTCGTTGCCGCCAATGCGCGAGCGCCAGACAAGGCTACCCTTGCGCATTCCAGGAAACACCTCGTCCATCATCAGTTCCAGCCGGGCGCGGTTGTCGTCGCTGATGGACACCAGCAGAACGCCGTCCTCCGTCAGCAAATCGCGCGCCAGCGACAGTCGCTGGTAGAGCCATTCCAGCCACATCGAATGGCGAAACCGGTCCTCTTCCTTCACATGGTGATCGTTGTAGACCCAATCCTTGTTGCCCGTGTTGTAGGGCGGGTCGATGTAGATCACCTTGATGCGCCCGGCATGCGTCATGCGCAGCCAGCGCAGCGCGTCGAAGTTCTCGCCTTCGATGATCAGATTTTCGTAAGGGGCACTTCCGCAGGAATGTTCGGCCCGGTGATCCATGACCACGAAGCCGGTGTTGAGAGCGCGGTCATGTTCGATTTCGTCGCGTTCCCACACTAACCCAAGCTTCCGGCGCGCATCGCGCTTCACGAGCAGATTGATGAGTTGCTCGCGTGATAAATCGCTGTAATCCATGGCAATCGGGCCATTTAGGTTGTATCGGCAATCTTTTTCCCTTTTTGGGAGAGCCGTAAATGCCATGCAATCAGCGATTCGACAACAGAAAACGTCTCACGCATACTTATGAACGCACAGCATTCATAAGTATGGCTCAAGAAAATTACATGCATATGGAGTTTACAGCTCCGATTCATCCTTATACGGACAGCAACCTATTCGCCAAAGCACTGAGCCAGTTTTCTGTATCCCTGGTTTCTGCGCCAGCAAGACGATCGGCAAGCTCTTCAATCAACAGGGGGCGCAAAACGACGGCTCCAAGCTGGCCGCCGCGCAGCGGGTCGCGCAGAACCACGCGTTCTTCCCGTGCCTCGGCCGATACCGTGGGATAGAGGATCACCGCCGTGCGGCATTCGGTTCCCATTGCGTACAGTGAGAGCTGGTAGAGCCAATCGTCCGGCAAGCCCTTCGCCCAGAGGTCACGGTATTTGGCGTCGGCGAACAGGCGGACGCGCCCCTTTTTCAGCACGGCGAAGTCGGGGCGGGGCGTGGGTGCGCGGCGGCGGCGAGAGCCAGCATCGTATGCGAACATCCCCGACAGCCGGTGCTGGTCGGCCAACTCCATGCCATCCAGGCGTTTGCGCAAAAGCCGCGACAGGAGCCGTTCGAAAAAGCGGTTCATGTCGAACAGAAATCCCGGCAGCGGCAACGAGCCTTCGGGCGTGTCCAATGTGATTCCCTGCCCGGAGAGAAGCAGATCGATCAAGGTCAGAGCCGGCCGATAAACGGCCGTCTGCCGATCAAGCCGCTCGATCGCGCGGCGTGGCGCATCGGCATCCAGGCGCATCGGCGCAACATCGTCGGTCATAGGAGCGGCCATTTCGGCGGCCAAGGCACGAAGTCGCCGTTGAAGAGCGTGGTCGGCGGCGAGGGTGGCGGCTCGCTCCAATCCGGTGCGCAGCAGGCGGTTGAGCGGCCAGTTGGCGTCGCGCACGAAATAGCGGCACGGGAGCGCTGCCGTTACCAGCCCCCCTCGGGCGGCCAATCGCGGGACATCGAGCCGCCCCCGTGGAACGGCGAGTTCCTCGCGCCTCTCCACATAGCGCCGGATCAAGCCTCGCCGCAGCAAAACCTCGGCTTCCTGGGCCAGTTGCTGCGCGAGCAGGTCGGCAAACCCGAACGCCTCCGTCGAATGCTCCGCATCCCCGACCCGGCGCACGTCGCTCAATCCGTAGGTCCAGCGCAGTAGGGCGGACAGCCGTCGCGCCTCCAGCTTCGGACTGATCGCCAGCGCCATCGGACCAAGGCGCAGCCGGCCGACCAGAGACGTGGAATCGACCGTGATCCCGTCACGCCTCTCCACGATCTTCAGCCGACCGCTCCTGGTGAGTTCTTCGGCGAGGATTCGGGCTTGCGGCTCGCCGTCGAAGGACAGCCCGCGGAGTGCTGGATGCGATGCCGGCCCGGCACGCTCCCACTCCGCCAACGCCACGGGGATACCGCCCTGGTCAGCCGCCCGCATCATCCAGGTCATCGGCATCGTCAGCCTCGTCATCGTCCTGAGTGCGCATCGCCTCCGGCGTCGTCGCGGTCTCCGGAAACATCCGTCGGACCGCATCGACCAGATCCGCCTCCCCGTCCGGGCTGAAGCGCTGGTCCCGGATCCGCTGTTCACGAACATCGACGAAGTCGGTGCCCAGGATAGCGGCCAGTGCGTTCCAATCCCCGTAGCAGTGCTCCTCCAGCAACGGAATGATGTCTTCGCGCAGGATCCGCGCAAAGGGGGCGAAGTCGGTGACGGGCACCCCGCGTTCCATCAAGTAGGCATGGCCGATTTGCAGGTTGCGCGCATCCCGTCCCAGCGCGTCGCGCAGCCGCGCGTTGAGCGCGCCGAGCCACGCCGCGAGCGACACGCCACGAACCGCCGCGGCGCCAAGCGCCTGAGGATCGGGCATCAGTTCCAGAAAGCCGAAGCGCCGGCGCAAAGCCGCATCGAGCAGGGCGATCGAGCGGTCGGCGGTGTTCATGGTGCCGATGATGCGCACGTTGGGCGGAACCACAAAGCTGTCGCCGCGCAACGGTAACAGGACCGGCAGCCCGCGTTTGTCGAGTTCCAGGAGCGTCAACGTCTCGCCGAAGATGCGCGGCACGTCGCCGCGATTGATCTCATCGATGAGGAGGAAGAAGTCGCGACAGGGGTTGTCGGCGGCCTCGTCGCACAGCGCCTTGAACAGGCCGGGTGTCGGGTCGAAGACCAGGGCGCCCGCGTTGCCCCGCGCCGGCCGCAGCCCTTCGATGAAGTCCTCGTAGCCGTAACTTGGGTGGAAGGTGCACAGGCGCACCAGCCCGGGTTTGCCGGGCCGTCCGCCGATCGCCTCCCGTTCCGCCGGGGTGGCGTCCTTCCACGCGCACCCGAATGCCTTGCGCGCCGCCAGTTCACGGGCAGCGGTGAGGGCCCAGTGCGTCTTCCCCGTGCCGGGCGGTCCATAGAGGATGATCTGTCCCTTGCGCTCCAGAACCCCGGGGATGCGCGCCAGGATGCCGTCGAGCGGCGGCGGTGCCGGGCGCGGCGGAACCGGGTCCGGCCCACCGTCCGCAGGGGGGCGGGGCGGACGCGGCGGCATCGGGGGCTGCGGCGCCCCAAGAAGCAAGCGGCGCTCGATCTCCACCAAATGGGCCGGATGCACCAGTTCGCGGCAACGGGTCCGGCGGGCCTCCCGCTCCGGCATCTCCCAGGGTGCGGTGTCGAGCCACTGAACCGGACGCAGGTGCGTCCATGGAATGCGCGGGTCATGCCGATAGCCGCCCGTGACGCGGCCGATGGCCCGGACGGTCTGGCCGTCTCCGGCCACCACGATGTCGCCCTCTGCCATGTCGCGGGCAAAGGCGACGAACTGACTGGCCGCGCTGTTCACCGCCAAGACCGCTTGGCCGGGCGAGGCCCTGTGAAGGTGGGCGCGCACCACCTGCCCAACCTCCGACGTCGCGAGGAACTGGCCAGCGTCCGGCACCTGCGGATAGCCGACGGAAACGTGCCCGTCGGCAAGCATGTCGGGGAAGGCGTCATGTCCGTCTTCGTCCCGGGTGCCCACGCGCCAGTACCGGTGCCGGTCGCCATGCCGGTTTCTCAGCACCCGACCCAGCGCCGGAAGCGGGACATCCAGCAATCCGGCAAAGACCTTGAATCGCCCGGCGCTGATGAACCGCTGGGTGCGCGACGCCGCCCCGGCAAGCGGCTGGGGCGGAAGGTCCAGCAGCTTGACGAGGTGAAATCGCTGCACCGGCGCGCTGTGAATGCTCGGGAGCGTTCCGGGAAAGAGCAGTGCCCAGTACTTGTGCGCCCAAATGGCGTCCGCGAGCGGTCCCGCCGCCTGTTCCATGTCCCGCTGAAGATCGCGGCACATGTCATCGTACAAGGTATGATACGGCGCCCAGCCGTGCAACGCTTCCACACCGTTCAGCAGTTGCTTGCGTTGCCGCCGGGCGATCTGCACCGCTTCGGCGACGGAAATCTCCCGCGGCTTGGCCGCCGATCCCGTCATCCAGGCGCCATCGCGGTTGCGCCGATAGACCTCGAACTTGAAGGCGTTGCCGCCAGCGATGGAACCGTAGTCGGACGGAAACTCCTCGTCGTTCTTGAATTCCAACCAGTAGACGAGGCTTTCGTTTCCACGTCCACGCCCATGCATGACGTCCAGAAGGTCCTCGCCGTCGAGGCGGGCAAGACGCTCGGGACCGAAGCGGTCGCGGAACGCCATGGTGTGCCGGTCGATGTCCGCCGGGCTCAGCAAAGCACCATCGGCGGCGAGCCGGTCGCGCCGTTCCCCAAGATCGTCCAGGACAATGGAAAGAAGATCGGGCTGACGGTTCGTCATGCCGCCACTCCTTCACGCTCGGCGCAGAAAGCCGCGAACGCCCGGCACTCCTCGATGTTGCCGATGCCGAGGCTTTCCAACGTGTCCAACTCCGCCATCAAGCTGGACACCGGCACTCCCAACTCCTCCGCCGCCCCGGCGAGGTCCCAGCAACTCAGCGAATGGGGGCCATCGACCTCGTCCTCCGAGTAGACGCGCAGCAGGAGGACTTCCGTTTGCTTGGTGATGGACACCCGCGAGAGCGTCGCCTGGATTTCGGGAAGGAAGGCCAGTATTGGAGCGAGGTGGTCCAAGGCACCGGCCAGCGTGGTGTGGTTGTCTTGTGCGACGCGCGCGAGGAGGGGAAGCGACAGCGTGTCATTCCATGGATACTCTCCATTACCTTCCCGCGACAGCAGACGGAGCGCCTGCGGGTCGAACGATGGCTGATTCGGCGTTTCGCCAAAGTTGGGAATACTGAAGCCCAGCACGCCAAGCGGGCGCGCTATATCAATGATCTCCGCAAGAGGTCGGCGCCAAGTCCATGCTGCATGGAGCAGGTGGATAGGAGACAGTTCATCAAAATATGGCGCTTTGCCGTCCAAATAGACGGTCAACAAAAGCCGCTGCTCGTCGGTCAGCACGACAGCATCCACCCAGCCAGACAGATCCGGGGTTCGCAGCCCGAGAGCCACCAGCGGGCGCACGAAATCAGCGACCTGACCAAATGGCAGTTCTTGCTTAAACGCAATCTCAATGAGCTCTTCTCTTGTCAAATTTCCTGGATACCTTAAAAATCCATGTAGAAAATTTATTGCAAGATCATCTTGCAAAAGTCTATTCAATTCTTCTAAAGATTCCGCATCCGGAACGGACAGTCCAAACCCAGAAAGAGGTCGAAGGGCTTCAACAACTTCCTTAAGTTTAATCCCAACAATTCTGGAAACGCTCAGAAATTTTATCGGCCTTTTCTCGTCTCCTTTTTCCCAAATATGCCACCCGCCTTGAAATAGGAGAAATCGCTGCTTCTTGGAAAGGCACACCACGCCTTTGTCCCGAAGCGGACCAAATTCAGGCGTTGAAATGCCAATTTTTGATAGAGCACAGGAAATCTCCTCAAGTTTTTCTATTGGCAAACCGCTTCTGTTAGATGCAAGAAGAAGATCTGTGACTAAAAGTTGATGCCTAAAAGACCATTCATTCGCTGATGAGTAGAGATTTCGCCAAAAGATGCTCACGGAAAGCGGCGGGCAACGAGGCAGTCCTAACTTCCCCATAAACGCCGCAAGCGAAAGCGGGATCGGCGCCCCCTCCAGTCCTGCATCGAACAATTCCGCCAATCGGATTACCAGCAACCGGCTTTCCGCTGGGGAGACACCATGCCTTGCCAGAAATCCTCCGCGTTCGGCAATTGTGCCCAGCAAAATTTGATCAAAGTCACAGACGCCTGCCGTCGAGGGAAACTCCATCGATATATGATTTTTCCCCGCAGAAATGGCGGGCCACTGGAAAGTCTGCTCGACCAGCGCCTCGCTGATTTGAGCGAGCGCAAGAGGACAGGACTCAAACAGCGCAAATATCTTGTTCAATTGTGGTGCGTCCCACCGTTCAAGTCCACGCCAGCCACCACGGTCGATGCAGTCCCAAACAAACTGAGCGGCGGTTTCATCGGACAAGACTTGGCGACGGTCCACAGACAGACGCGGGCGCAGGTTCTCCGTGAGGTTGGCAGCCGTACCCTTCGGCAGCTGCTCTCGCCTCGGGTGCGTATCGAAATCCATCGGTTCTGGACATTCAGTGCGAATTCCATCCACCAGAAGGGCCGATCGAAGTGGCCGGCGCGAGTGAATGCGTTCGCCAAACTTCAAGCACC
This genomic window contains:
- a CDS encoding site-specific DNA-methyltransferase — protein: MDYSDLSREQLINLLVKRDARRKLGLVWERDEIEHDRALNTGFVVMDHRAEHSCGSAPYENLIIEGENFDALRWLRMTHAGRIKVIYIDPPYNTGNKDWVYNDHHVKEEDRFRHSMWLEWLYQRLSLARDLLTEDGVLLVSISDDNRARLELMMDEVFPGMRKGSLVWRSRIGGNDAGECHLSVNHEHVLVYAMPGFRFGGTKKDLGHYKNYDEGADDPWFADNLTVAVKYTDRRAGNAYYSLQDPETGIWYPCNPNGVWRFASKVFLKKGQRTKKAPVEDLIAQGKILFPKDERVQVWHTLDALLDAIDRLDVPFRGGVPILRRGLPDLEFWVGKPVGWGSPLYKRHRSELKSEYAPLSSWVRSKTDEHRDEGVTEISSLMGEEGTTLLNKMFGEKVFNYPKPLSLMKNLLAQVCGGNDLVLDFFAGSGTTAHAVLALNAEDDGRRRFILVSSCENSGDEPDRNLCRDVCAERVRRVAAELGGGDFAYLAARTLPFEDLAYELAPAQVWTAVQALHDLPFTPYDPDQPVHVAVSDQRELVAYCDRFTPEAEDRVRALAQGRTGFVYSWTPGSVREAFEGHRGLEIRAVPDLLVQGFRP
- a CDS encoding McrC family protein, which encodes MPMTWMMRAADQGGIPVALAEWERAGPASHPALRGLSFDGEPQARILAEELTRSGRLKIVERRDGITVDSTSLVGRLRLGPMALAISPKLEARRLSALLRWTYGLSDVRRVGDAEHSTEAFGFADLLAQQLAQEAEVLLRRGLIRRYVERREELAVPRGRLDVPRLAARGGLVTAALPCRYFVRDANWPLNRLLRTGLERAATLAADHALQRRLRALAAEMAAPMTDDVAPMRLDADAPRRAIERLDRQTAVYRPALTLIDLLLSGQGITLDTPEGSLPLPGFLFDMNRFFERLLSRLLRKRLDGMELADQHRLSGMFAYDAGSRRRRAPTPRPDFAVLKKGRVRLFADAKYRDLWAKGLPDDWLYQLSLYAMGTECRTAVILYPTVSAEAREERVVLRDPLRGGQLGAVVLRPLLIEELADRLAGAETRDTENWLSALANRLLSV
- a CDS encoding AAA family ATPase; the encoded protein is MTNRQPDLLSIVLDDLGERRDRLAADGALLSPADIDRHTMAFRDRFGPERLARLDGEDLLDVMHGRGRGNESLVYWLEFKNDEEFPSDYGSIAGGNAFKFEVYRRNRDGAWMTGSAAKPREISVAEAVQIARRQRKQLLNGVEALHGWAPYHTLYDDMCRDLQRDMEQAAGPLADAIWAHKYWALLFPGTLPSIHSAPVQRFHLVKLLDLPPQPLAGAASRTQRFISAGRFKVFAGLLDVPLPALGRVLRNRHGDRHRYWRVGTRDEDGHDAFPDMLADGHVSVGYPQVPDAGQFLATSEVGQVVRAHLHRASPGQAVLAVNSAASQFVAFARDMAEGDIVVAGDGQTVRAIGRVTGGYRHDPRIPWTHLRPVQWLDTAPWEMPEREARRTRCRELVHPAHLVEIERRLLLGAPQPPMPPRPPRPPADGGPDPVPPRPAPPPLDGILARIPGVLERKGQIILYGPPGTGKTHWALTAARELAARKAFGCAWKDATPAEREAIGGRPGKPGLVRLCTFHPSYGYEDFIEGLRPARGNAGALVFDPTPGLFKALCDEAADNPCRDFFLLIDEINRGDVPRIFGETLTLLELDKRGLPVLLPLRGDSFVVPPNVRIIGTMNTADRSIALLDAALRRRFGFLELMPDPQALGAAAVRGVSLAAWLGALNARLRDALGRDARNLQIGHAYLMERGVPVTDFAPFARILREDIIPLLEEHCYGDWNALAAILGTDFVDVREQRIRDQRFSPDGEADLVDAVRRMFPETATTPEAMRTQDDDEADDADDLDDAGG